The nucleotide sequence aatttttttacttacaacatttttgtttattttaatagtattttctattttgacaacgaaacccgatttgggcttcgaaacgttaataaattcattttttagtaaaattgtggcttatttcccatagaaaatacttaattataaaaatgccacaaggaaatagcttcagaacaacattaacttATAGATGTCCATCATTTTCCTTAATATTCCAGCAAAATCTTGGTGTTCTGGAAATATTCTTAAGATAAGTTCTTTCCGCTCACCCCAACAGCTGATATGTATTCAAATTATTGTACATGTACCATGTTCTGGCCAATCCACTCAATCTGCTTTGTATGTGGAATATCAGAGCAGATTCGTTCCAGTAATTAATACATCCCAACTGttcaattttttctatcaatTTCATAGAGCTTAAATTTGGATTTCCCGGAAAAAATTCAGGAATGCTCTCtggttttaaaaatgttttattagttGCATCGTTGGGTCGTGCTTGTTTCTGGATGAGTTTTTCGACTAGTGACTCTATTCGTTCGACTATATCACTAGTATACATTTCGAGAAGTTAATGAGTGTGTGAGACTCTTTAACTTGATTATTTGGACAACTGGATTATTTGATTATAACTCTTTAACAAAATTATTTGGAGCTCTTGCGTTGAAATTTAGTTTGAACGAGTTGGGTAGCCTTTATGCTTTGCTACCCACATTAAAGAGCTGAATTGTTCGTTATTTCAGGCCTTGCTGCAAAGGACTTGTGAGGACTTTGTTTCCAGTAGGGATGGTTCTTACAGGCTGATGAATGGATGAGGTAACAGTACATACACCAAAGAAAGAATACACTActtgtttatttatgatttttatatacaattaaagGTTTAAACGTAAGGCTCAACATGGCCGCTTGCACAATAAAAGAATCAAAACACCTTTTCTTTGGTAATAAtgcgaaaatatatttttagtgaAAAATGCTCGCGTTTTTATGTCAAACCGTCACGGAACGTGAAAGACGATCTAGGCTGATGTTACTAAGAATTACTACTGCGTTGTGTGacatatcgtcgccttagtactagagcttaataactccaaaattgacgtttttaaGATAACTaattcacaagatgtattttatttgcctccatattgtgtaaaaacttgatagctcgctccaaacgggttaagtatttatttatgattgacgaatgttgataaaactcaaatgcccctaatattcagtgctaatACTTGACAAGATTGTTTAATCGAAATTATCGTAAATGAGACATACACTGAATGTTACAATGTAACGTATGGGTTTTCTGTTTGAATGGGGTAGCTTAATAAATGACGTAAAGTTTTACGgaaataggctagctggaaattCAAGAGACTTGATAAGTGAGACTCAGGATAGGGTTAGGCCGAATTTGCACACCCGAGATAAGACAATACTTAATGAAGTACTGAAGTGTTATAGAAAATAAATTAGAACTAAGAAGGGATGAAAAGAAGAGGAATACTGACCGAGAAAATATTACTGAGAACGTATAAGGGCGCCAGGAAAGGATTTAATGAATTCTTCGCCGAGTGACTTgtattgctgtacctaactaatactattaaaatggtaggataataaaacatataagtatgtacaaccaacaaGTTTAATGAAGAAAAatacctataacccctatatacaatttatacaaactagctaaccacctgacgtactaggctagtacgTTCCTGTCTATAACACAGATATTACAgtagaaaaagaaaaatgtattgAATTTATTATACCAAGACAGTTAGTTGATCTAAATATGCATGTACAAAACTTATTATTAAGGAGTATTACAACATTGGTTGACAATCCCGCATCTGATCGGAATGACAAACCGGACAATACTTACGAAtgcaataaatattattaaagagGTAATGTAATAACCCTAGATATTGTGCACATTATCTTACCAGATAGGTTATGATCTCCggactattctaaataaaaaatacaataatgaaaatgacataaaatttgttgaaaagaaaaatattgaaactaaTAAAGTGAATcgattttagaaaaatgaatttatatgattattaaggttatttatgttattaaagaatgttaaagttgaaaaaaattatgtaaaagaATTGAAGATGTAAATTTTAGTAATAAAAACCTGTCGCTTCAACAAAAAGTAGGCCTGTGGCCTCTCCAATCTCCGGTTAAGTTGATACAGGGAGAGCCAAGTAAGGTATCTTCCGGTTTCCCTACCTTAGGGGGAGTACTTCTCACCAACCAGAAGGTACGAAGATGAGGTGCGACAAGGAGGTACTTCCTAGCACCGGGGAAACTATCTATcttcaaaaaaacaaaaactaaaatcCATCCAATGCCAAAAGAACCCAAAATGATTGTCTATTCCATTtccaaaaacctaggacttaaTCTTGGTCTCCACCAGTggctaaaaaaaaacaaaccttgATCAGCTGATTGCCTTGAGCGCACAAGGAACAGGGCCTCTGCAAAAAGGTGTaccaccttatcagaacttgacagagaaaaaatctaagtaaaaaatgaAGTTTGATGTACATGCTTGAAATGTCATTGACCTTGATTATCCTTGACTGGAAAGAGCCTTTTTAAGCGAGTATAAGGAAGTATTTGAACAAGTAAATATGAATCTGGTAATCAAGATTACTTTAAGGAGTTATATAAAGGAGAGAATGAGAATGGTCGTTGATTCCAAACTGATTTTGAACAGGAAGTATATAGTCAGAAAGAATTCTTTTCTCTGTAGAAAAATAAGTGCGATGGTATTGAAATATTGCAAATCTGATGATTGAAGAATAACAATTCATTTAAAGATAATATATCTAAGATATTGAGAATGAATACAAgggttatttttttatttaaggaaaaaacatcatttcttTAATACATACCCATTACTCTTCAAAAAAAAAGGTATTGGAAAACAAAAACTCTTCTTTCCCAAAACACTTAACAACCAAGAACAAAACAACTCCTTCTCACGTAAACTAATATTCTATTAAAACATTTCAACCAAACTTTTATATTCTTTGTAATGGCCACTGGTGAGATTGGTCTTTTGTTTCAACAAAAGCCAAGATTGAAGTGACGACCAGCCCCTTCTGCAATGACAATCACGACAGCCGGAAGCCGTATCGACAGGCGAACCAACTTATAAACCCTGAATTCCCCAAAAGTTACCAACTTTGTCGTCGATCAACTGCAACTTTCAATACAAGTGTCAGTAAAGTTGGTTGCATACCTAGTTCCTAttggaataaatattttagtaacGATGGTAATAACTAATCGTTACAAACtctagttatctagttgtagtacgtgtttttctgaaaccattgagccTACCACGTAATTGCTATCTCTTGATTCGGTTTATGTTAATGCAAAAATTCATGTACTTGTTTGCAGATCTGGCAACCTCCATGGCGGATTTTCCAACCTCCAATTTTTATCAAACAaatgcttaaaatattagttttcttAAAAAGTTCATTTAGATGCAACTTGGCActacatgcgacattaccaaatgttaacattatagtagtgttgcaattaatgtttggcttaaagaactacgaataatttacaaactaaagcagttaggtatagggaatgcttaagaaataaaaaaatactataaaatatcatttcattataatacaaaaatacagggtgttccatttaaaaaaactcataAAATACCCATTCCGattttcgaccaaccctgtatactaaagtTAAAcctttcgctatattaataatttttgataataatagactatattaaaaatcactaaacaTAAATTGAGTTTTGGATACAAATCAGtagagtagaatccaaaaatgtaaaaatatacagggtgtcccattaaaaaaacgacgttataatcaacttccggtataaccggaagtggcagAGACCAagatattttcattaaatagctcatacctcaaaacccgtgtattccaattttcatgattctcttacctttagttctcgagatatgtCTAATATACCCTTTATCTGGCTCATCCTATAAGACATTGAACTACAGAATATACATAAAGGCGCGTCCACACTGGAGCAACATTTGGCAACTTGTAGCAATTTTATGTTGCAACAAGTTGCtaaatgtttaatttattaaacttttgacataaaacaAACTGTCCTCACTAGTGCAACAATGTtaatgaatgtttgaacttgtTGAATCACAAATTCAGTTGAGTACAACATTCTGTCCATACTGCTGTAGTTTTGTGACATGATGGAGGAAGACTTATTAACTGCTACCGCGTGCTTTCTAATTTTGTGTGGTGATTCACGAAAACGGAAGCGTAAATGTTGGGTCCGTCCATGTTTGAAGAAAAGGGAAAAATATGGTGGAAAGGAAATATTATCGGATTTAAAGAAAGATGACGTTTTATTAGAACTTCGAACCGATGGGtgcttcaaaaattttttgcGCATGAGTAGTTCAGATATGGAAtttttgctgcaaaaaattgcACCAGTGATAAGAAAAGCAGATACTAACTGTAGAAAGGCTATACCTCCACAAGAACGATTAGCTGTAACATTGCGCTTTCTGGCAACTGGAGATTCCTACAGCAGCTTGATGTATTTATTTAAGATTTCGAAACAAGCTATCTCAAAGATAGTACCAGAAGTATGTGCTGCGCTAGTAAATGCAATTAAAGACCAAGTTAAGGTAAGTAAATTTTATTGTACTTTTTTATTGATAACTTTAGAAGTTTTACATGTTACTTAATTGAAATGCCTCTGCGAGAATGTTTGAGGAACCAAAAGCAGTAGAGGAGTCTGAAGAGTTTTGTATGTATGTCTCCGCTGGTGATATAGCTGGTGTGCTGCAATACGATGAATGTGATTGTGGTCTCGTGGAAGGTTGCATTGATAAAATTGGCTCATATGTGTTAGTTGATTGTGGCATTCCATAATCATATTTACCCATACTTGCATCGAACAAAATATTACCTATAAGATGTTCTACAATATTTTGTGCGCAGGTGGTATTCAAATCCCTAATTTTACACGCCATATGTTCTCCAAATACATCGAATTTGTCTCGCTGTCGTTTATTTTGTATGTCTTGAATTATTTTATATGCCTCTTCTTTTCGAGCGTTATCATCGATTTTTCTTGTAAGTGTTTGTGTGACACGTCTAGTTTTATTAGGGTGTTTAAATTCATCAAGATTTGTGCTGTTCGGATTTTCCACGGTTTTTTTACGAGGCTCTTGAGAGGATTTGTTAGATGCCGAAGGCTTCTCACAAGCAGCGTTAGATGTTGATGGGTTTTGAGAACCATCGTCATACAAGTCTTTCATGCCTTCGTTGCCATTTTCTGCATCTTGAAATTCTTGGGTCTCATTTCCACCTTCATCACAATCTGTTACTTGTGAATCATCTAAATCCGTTTCGGAGGAAGAGTCATTAAGGTCATCCTGAAAAGAAAAATACATTGTATAAAATGTAAACACTACAGTGATCTACATTTTTAGCACAAGTAATGATATCTTTGTATTTCAGATGCCTAAAACTGCTCAAGAATGGGAAACAATTACTAATGGTTTCAGTGTTCTTTGGAATTTTCCAAAATGTGTAGGCGTCATGGATGGCAAGCACATTGCAATACAAGCACCAAAAAACAGTGGAAGTGATTTCTTCAATTACAAAACGTTTTTTAGCATTGTTCTGTTCGGCGTAATGGATGCTAAttaccgatttttgtattttcatGTAGGCTCCCAAGGGAGAATATCTGATGGAGGAGTTTTCGAAAATACATTATTCAAAAAACTATTAACTCGCTGCAAACTCAACCTTCCAGAATATAGCTCTTTACCAGGACGTGAGAAATTAGTCCCTCACGTATTTTTAGGGGATGATGCCTTCCCATTACATATCACCAAATTTACTAAAACCCTACCCTGGGGCGCAGGACAAAGGGTCTCCCAAAAGGATATTTAATTACCGTCTCAGTAGAGCGAGAAGAATATCAGAAAATGTTTTTGGAATGTTATCTTCGATTTTTAGAATATTTAGAAAACCCTTACTTTTAGAACCAGAAACTGCAGAAGTTGTTGTTATGGCTTGCATTTACTTGCATAATTTTTTAAGGAATAGTTCAAGATCTAAAAATTCCTACAATCTCCCAGGTACATATGACGGTGAAGATAAAGATACAGGACGTGTTTTAGAAGGATCGTGGAGAAGAGAAACTCAGAGTAATACATTTACTTCATACAAGAAAGTTGCACGAAATGCATCAACTGAAGCAAAAGATATTAGGCAAGAGTTTGCAGATTTTTTCGTTACACCTTTGGGGATGGTGCCGTGGCagaataattattgaattataatTCATGTATAAATTGAAATTGCCTATTTATTTGTTTGAATAATTAATAACAGAAAAGTTAATATCTAAAAACATTGTGTGTTTACTTACCACGTTCTCAGCTTCACTTTCCTTGCATGGGCGGACTTTGTTTTTGTCTCGAAGAAATACTAATGCATCGTAGGCCAACCACTTGGAATGAAACTGAGCGCCTGCTCCAGATTTTTTCATGCTGCGATATTTTTTTTCTCTCTATAAAACTGAGCCACCAAATTACGGATTTTTCTTTTTGCGTCTTCCTGAGATAAGCACCCTACAGCTGAACAAACTGCATTCCATGCATCATTTTTTGATTCTCTGCatttatatttaacatttttaggaTTCCAAATACATGGATGTTGTCTATAATTGTcaattaaatttaaacaattctcCGAAGTCCACTTAAACGCCATCACTAAATATAGACGCGGCGGTCTGTCTACTGTCTAGTCACTCAATTTGCAACAGGTCTCAACTCGCAACAATCCGTCCACATCGAAGCAATGTTGACAAATGTTTCACTTTGTTTCATATTATCCTTTGATCTTTACCGCTAGAAACGGATTTATACAACATACTACAACTTGTGTTGAATCGCAACACCAACTTTATGCAACGCAACACAACATATTCCAacaaatataaacattttatgTTGTAACAAGTTTTTGTTGTATTATGTTGGAAAATGTTGCTCCAGTGTGGACGCGTCTTAAGCATTGTTTCCACCGGAGGAACAAATAGCAACATGTAGCAACATTTTTGTTGCCTGTTTTTCTTCTTGTTTGTAAATTTAGGAACTTATTAGCAACAAATGTAAACTTTTTATTTCCACTGACAGAACTTTTTGTTTCCGGTCGTTTCTGATAACTGAGAGAGAGCAACTTAGTGTTTCCACCGCGGTTGGTAAACATGGATCAAGATGATGAAATAGCTGCAGCAGCGGCGGCCTATATAGTGTTGTcggcaaaaaagaaaaaaagaaagcacAAATGTTGGGTGAAACCAAGTCTCTGTGATAGAAGTGAATATGGTGGCATGCATCTACtcaatgtattaaaaaaatacgATGTATACataggaaataataaaaataatggtagtgtaaaaaattttttacgaaTGTCCAGCACCGATTTTGAATGGTTATTATGTCAAATTGCCCCCAAAATACAGAAAGAAGATACAAATTATAGACAAGCCATTTCACCAATGGAACGACTACTGCTCACACTGCGATTCCTTGCAACAGGCGATTCTTACCATTCCTTGATGTACTTGTTCAAAATTTCGGTATCATCAATTAGTAGAATTATACCAGAAGTATGTAAAGTAATCGCTGAAGTTCTGAAGGATAAACTTAAGGTAAGTAGATACCTCGGTAGATATACAGCTTTTCAATCAAATGACATAATGTAATTAGTAGTagacattttattaaattttaataaaaaccaattttttgaagtgtgagaaaaaaattaacaagatATTCtatttaaattctaaataaaaaatttaaaaaatctaattaaaaaattaaagagatgttctttttaacaaataatattttatcaGTAATTTACATCAAGTCCTGCATCTGACATGGCCAGACGTATCGCATCAGATATAGATGATTCTTGAAGATTTCTACAAGGCTGCTTTTCTTTTGAGAGTGTCGAATTGTTTGTCTCTGTTTGGGGAAGATAGTTAGTTTCATAACAAGAGCTATTTGGGGATGGCATAGGTGTGTGTGTTGTTGAGGCTGGTGATGTTACAGAATCATTGGTACTGGATGAGTAATAGTTCTGGTTATCTGAATAATATCTTGCTGTGTTGTTATTGGCCGAAGGTGTATGCCAACTTTGATAACATGGAAATGGCCGATCGTATTTACCCATAGATGCGTCATACAAAATATTAGAGATCAAATGCTCTACCGTGTTTTTAGCGTTTTCATTTTGAAGATTTTCGATTTTACAGGCAACTAGTTCGCCGAAAATTTGGAACCGATTACGTGGCTTTTTATTTTGTAGCTGCTTCAGCAATACATATGCCTCTTCCTGTCGTTCGTCAGTTTTCACATCAGCTTGTCTTTTCTTCATTGTTTTTGGACTTTTAAAGAGCCTAGGTCCCTGTTTACTTTTTGTAGTGCTGCTTGTGGAAGGCGTTGGAGATCTGGTTCTGTTTTCATTAGGCTTTGTAGGTGTTTCAGTAATAGCAGCAACAGTTTTGTTCAGAGTGTCGACGTCATTGTTCGCCTCTCCAACAATAAAAGAAGAATCAGTTACTGCATCTGCCTCGTCTGCTATATTGGAATCTTGCGATTCAACTTCCCCGCTGTCCGTTGCACTGCTGTCTGACCCATCATCTTCACcctgaaaattaaaaatatatttttacttcttactCTTTTAATATGAAATACAAATTATATTTAAAGCGAGAGAAGTTTTGATTAAACAAATTTaccggttttttatttttcagaTGCCTCAGAGTAGAGAGGAGTGGCTTATTACGGGACATCAATTCGCTAATCTTTGGAATTTTCCTAAATGTGCCGGGGTTATGGATGGCAAACACATTATGATACAAGCACCAAAACATAGTGGCAgtgaattttataattataagtcCTTCTTCAGTGTGGTGTTATTTATTGTGGCCAACGCAAATTATGAGGTGATGTATCTTAATGTGGGCAGCCAAGGTCGTATATCCGACGGTGGAGTGTTTGACAGTACtcatttcaaaaaaatgttatatcAAAACACGCTCAATTTGCCTGAATTAGAACCATTGCCAGGAAGAACAAAAGCTGTTCCGTTTGTTTTTCTAGGAGATGACGCTTTTCCCCTATCACCAAACTTATTGAAACCTTACCCTGGCACTCAAGAGAAAGGTTCctcaaaacgaatttttaattaCCGCTTGTCACGCGCTAGGCGTATTTCTGAGAACGTTTTTGGAATCATGTCTGCTAGGTCCAGGGTATTAAGAAAACCCATGCTACTTGAACCCGACAGAGTGGAATTAGTTGTTGCTGCATGTGTATATCTCCATAATTTTCTGAGAAGCAGTTTACATTCCCGAAAGTCATACTCACCTCCTGGCACCTTTGATTCAGAAGACAAAGATACGGGCGAAAGGATCCCAGGTTCTTGGAGAAACGAAATAAACAACAATATGTTTGCATCACTGCAAAAACAAGCACGTAATTCAACGTTGGAAGCTAAACAAGTTCGAGATGAATTTGCTCAATATTTTATGTCACCCGAAGGAATGGTTCCATGGCAAAATAATGTTTAACTTTgtataaaaattacaaataaaacaaaaaaaatacgtaCCTCACTTGTAGTTATTCCTTTTTCAGTACATTTTCTAACTTTGTTCCTGCCCGCAAGAAACAACAAGACTTCATAAGCAAACCACTTTGAAATAAATACGGCGCCGGCTCCCGACTTTTTTAACGTACgatatttttttctttctctATAGAATTGTGCAAtaacatttttcattttt is from Diabrotica virgifera virgifera chromosome 9, PGI_DIABVI_V3a and encodes:
- the LOC114337857 gene encoding uncharacterized protein LOC114337857; amino-acid sequence: MKKSGAGAQFHSKWLAYDALVFLRDKNKVRPCKESEAENVDDLNDSSSETDLDDSQVTDCDEGGNETQEFQDAENGNEGMKDLYDDGSQNPSTSNAACEKPSASNKSSQEPRKKTVENPNSTNLDEFKHPNKTRRVTQTLTRKIDDNARKEEAYKIIQDIQNKRQRDKFDVFGEHMACKIRDLNTTCAQNIVEHLIGNILFDASMGKYDYGMPQSTNTYEPILSMQPSTRPQSHSSYCSTPAISPAETYIQNSSDSSTAFGSSNILAEAFQLSNM
- the LOC126892217 gene encoding uncharacterized protein LOC126892217, with amino-acid sequence MPFMWTNELVLELIENYKLCECLWNTKHAQYKCRNAKHDAWTTLAEKTGSNIEEVKRKMKNVIAQFYRERKKYRTLKKSGAGAVFISKWFAYEVLLFLAGRNKVRKCTEKGITTSEGEDDGSDSSATDSGEVESQDSNIADEADAVTDSSFIVGEANNDVDTLNKTVAAITETPTKPNENRTRSPTPSTSSTTKSKQGPRLFKSPKTMKKRQADVKTDERQEEAYVLLKQLQNKKPRNRFQIFGELVACKIENLQNENAKNTVEHLISNILYDASMGKYDRPFPCYQSWHTPSANNNTARYYSDNQNYYSSSTNDSVTSPASTTHTPMPSPNSSCYETNYLPQTETNNSTLSKEKQPCRNLQESSISDAIRLAMSDAGLDVNY